The DNA window tcatttttggtAAATGAAGTCAATAAGGGAAGTTCAACGTATATGACAGCATAGGGAGCTGTTTGATAACCATTGCATGTGCAGATGGTATGTCTACACTTTCACAGCTAATTGTACAGACCTTGATCAACACTCGTCTTGGACTATGTTACCTTAAGTAACAATAGCTAGTACAGGGTTAGTGCTAACCAAGGGAAACCAGCCACTTTATTATTAGTCCACTGTTGCTTGATATTTAACCTGAAAAAACGTCTGcgtgtattatttaaatgtagcGTACAGGAAGAGCCAGGAGTCACGCAGCATAGCAGTTTCCTTTTCATGTCTTTTGTGTGCAGTGAGGCTCTCTCTGAGGGGTACTCTGAAACCCCTGAAAGTGTTCAGCACTAGTGTCTCTGGCTATGCAGTTTCCATTCGTTTCTTATCTGACTTTTAATGACAAGCTTTACAGTGAAGGAGATGAAGTCTGTGAAGAGCTTCTTAATCCATCCTGGTCTGCACAAAGAACAAATCAAAAGCACGGGCAATTTGCAGCTCCTTGTGATAAACCTGGTCTTAACCTGTTCATTGCTGGCTGTGATGGCACTGATCTTCCCATACTTATCACAAGATATATAAGGGAGAGcgacattttcaatttaaaatgtgttaaagtgTGCAGAGCATTGCTTCATTTAGGGTGAAAtaatatatccccccccccccccccccccccccccccccccctgtaattTGCTGGTTGCAAATACCTGATGTGTGTGAGACAGTGAACCCATACATACTCCTTGTCCCCCTGCAGGTGTAGAAACAGCTTGTGCAAGATCAAGGTGCAGTCTGCAGTGTCAGCAGCGACTCTCCCTTTCCCACAGTCTGTTGAAGACATTGTGAAGCCTTATTATGCTCCAGAAATCCCCAGAAATAAAACCCTACTGCCTCCTGGCACATGCCAATGGCAGGCTTGTCAGAATATTACCAGTCCCTGATCCCTGGAACCTGAGTGAACGCTCAGCTATAGAAATAATGCTGCACAGGACACAAGAGACTGAAACTGAGAAACTGAGAAAGTAGTAAGACCCCTGACATCAGGAAACGCCAGGGTTTCACCTGGGTTAAAATCCACTCTGCCACTCTGCATTATTAACTTCCTGTTATATATGTTTTGAGGAGATTGGATTTAGCAGACTGCTACCTAAAACtgctttgtgaaaccagcctcACAATTCTAGCCCTGATGAGTCACACTAGGCTGTATTCTAAGGCTCTTCTGGGgtcctgtgtgtgtttggttttttgtttttttacagtggaTAGCATTAACAATACTTGAAGGAAAATGAGCTACTGAACATTATCAcgttctacattaaaaaaaagaaattcgcACTATCTACTCTAAGGACTCATTCCTGCCTGTTCTTCAGCATCTCCCCCTAGTGGCGCAGAACACACTTGCACAGCTTTGTGTTGGTAATGTGTTGGTCACATTAACACGCGGTTTTAAATATACTGTCTGTAAGAGTATTATTAAACAGCGAGGGCTGTGTTCATTATAATGGACTGGATATCAAGTCGCTGTCCTTTGCAGAAATGAATGCGTTACAGCTGACATGGAACGCATTAGGTTACATTTTCAGTTGTCCTTATCGcagcgtttatttatttatttatttttatatcaaacaTAATACAGAAACTATGcagtacatttctcaacatttttttttttaaaaaaagaagaacaaattcTGTTCAACACGTTAGTGTATCGCGATGACGCTCCCGCTGCAAtactgctgttttttcttttgtccctACAATACCTCACTCTCTTCAAGCGCAGTCGGGTTGGCTGTGCTCCGGCTTTGCAAGCTCCAGCAGCTCAGCTCCAgttccaggctggctccagaccTAACGGAGACCCCCCTGCTCTAGCTCCACCTaaagtgttctttttttcctATCTACCTTGGGGAAAACGTTACCTGGAAGGTATACTCTAAACAACACTAAACAAAACCACAGATATTACATTGACATGACAGTTCCACTTCCTCGCCACGGGGCGGCAGCATGGGTAGAGAATCACCGTTCAAACCACTCTGAAGCCCTTCTTGCAGACAGGATCTGATTTAGttcgctgttttgttttctttggataGTTTGaaactgtctttttaaaatgttacccgTGGTGTGGAGACCTATACTACAGCATGTATTGATAATTGTATACATATAGCGTTAATCcctcattttcaaaaatattgtttcatttaCCTTATAAACCTATAAGGTTTGGCGTTGAATCCAGTTTAAGCTACATATGAAACAAAGCTGAGAATCACAACTTATCCCCAGATCCACATCACTAAATGTTTTCTATTCATTTTCAAAGACGTTGTCCTTTTTTGATACTCGGTTTTACAAAATAGGACAGTGTGTCAGTGGTCTTAAGCATAATAATATAAAGAGATTGATATAAGATAGTATATGCAATGCTAGACTCTCGCAAGGAGCCAAGTGGTGCAGTGGGATAATTTGCTGCCATACTATGCTGTTCTCCTTGGAATACTGGGTTCAAATCTGACTGATTTGTTCcttattttccaaaaaaatatttaatttaccttATAGTCGGTGTGAAACACAGCTTTCCTGTGGAGGTCGGTGGTGCAGTGTGCTAATCCCATGGCCTTCTCTCCCTGAAAACGGAAGTTCAAATCCAGCTCCTTGAGGTAAGttatgatgttggttgtgtttccacaaaTGGAGAAGATGATGTGCCCTCCAGAGGGAGGAGGAAGAAGATGAAGGGTAGGTAGGATAGAAAAGGGGGGCCtgcccctctcccccctcccctagCAGGGAGGAGAGTGGAAGGTGGGGTGCTGCTGCCAAAGAGGAGAACTGCAAACTacagcctaaaaaaaaaactagctacACTACaattatcaattaaaataattctgcaaacaataaattagaataataacATAGAGAGCAAAAacataaaatgcaaaatatgtacagtaagtgGAGTAACACAAGCATACCTACAAACCAAGGCAGCTGTTTTGGTGACTGCAAGCAATCCCTGTGGATTTAAAAGGTGATGCACCAGCTTGGGGAACATCATGCCTGTGTGTTAAACACAACTCTGCTCCCTTACTATTCCTCAACCACTGACTGCTGAACCCTAGTGTTCCTAAAGTCTGGCCTTATGTAattgaaaggtgctatacatcgatttggaataaaaaacaaacaggacatgACTCACCTTCCTCTGGCTGTTCACATTTCCTAATGCTGAAGTTTAACTTTTGTAAATTCATTGCTCTGGAAAGCACAGGTCAAAACTAACCTAGCTTACTTAGGGGTTACATTTTGAATTGTAGTgcagctagttttttttttaaaaaagaactggataacaaaaacagcagcagtaaTAAGGGTGGATGACtagttttttgtcattttatgcatcattaaataattgcacatgGTAATCATAGTTCTTGCAGTCTGGTATAAGGATTTAAAACGCAATCCTAGTTATTCTAGTCCAGCTCTGACAGGTCCACTGTACAGGATTCCCTGCTTGCGTCTGGGTTTATACAAGGATAGCCAAGGGAGACCTGCCATTACAGTGTATGACTTTGAAACTTAGGGAACACAAAGAACAGAAGCTTGAAACGTCAATCCAGGAGATTTAGTTTGAGATATTggtgctgtatcaaaccccatgTCTCCCCtgatgtgccatgcagtggcctgaaacctggTCTGCTGAAACCAGGTTGctagccacaaagtggctttgtgttccctcagctttaaaagCTAACAATAAGCTCCATACAATGCAAATCATCCAGCTTCGGAGTTGCAGGGCAAGGCAAGTTTCACAGCTGCAGTATAATGTTGAATTTACATGGATCCAGCTGGAGGTTttataggttaaaaaaaacaaacaattaagaaCTTGTCATGAAGAGAACAGATGGTTTTAAAGGGCCTGCCCATCCCTGCTCTCAGTGCAAGCTTTCTGATTTCAGCTGATGATGAGAGTAAGGCATAACTTAGAACAAGGGAGAAGCCGTGGTCTGGAGAAACAAGAGACAACCTTGGCTTGCTTCTCCAGCAGTATGAGCCACACCTTATCTGCACTACAGGTTCTTACTGTATTTTTCCTAATACACAGCATGTCAGTTTTGTAATTGATATCTGCCATTATATTTTGTAATCCAGGTAACTGATGATGTTTTCAAATGTGAATACATTGCTATAATAAGTATGCTAAAGTTcaaacacattcatagatttaaatacTTTCAATATTATATTGTATAGCTCTTACAGTGTCACCACCCTACAGCATACTCCTTCAATATTATGCAGAGCAGTTATTCTAAAGGGAGTAACAGTGTAGTTATGCTGTCTGTTTAATGAAGAGTGTTCATCGCAAGGGTCTTTGCAGCCTGGTGTTTCACTGTTTGACTAGGCATCTTTCTCAGGGAAAGTTAACTGGAACACTGCCAGCAGCTGTGTTTGAACTTTGCTGAGTGATGTAACAATTGCGTGAGTATTGACTGAGGTCCCTCAGGAAGATGATGTGACATCAAGGGAATTTGCTCGattgtaaaactgtaaataacaaaacacacagttcacAAGACAAAGCTTTATATAGCTCTGTcacacatttttagaaattttaaaactcGTTGCCATGCCatgactttgaaaaaaacatatttgaaaatagacagataggaaacttaacatggtacaactgcacatagTGACAGAAGGGGATAGaaagctttttaaatgaaaaaaaatattacctaATTTCAGCATTACTGTGCTGCAAGCATATTGGAGTATAGATAGGAGGTGTGCTTATTCTTTACAAATACAGCCTACAGCAAAAACACCAATACAGGACACAGGATTGACGCAAAATGCacctttattaattaataaagctttccacaaacatattgaattattttatcaAGATCGTTTATAACAAAGAGCTGCATACAGGCGACAAACAACAGCTGACTCGCTGGTAGCAGCTGACTGACCAGGAACAATTACAACAGGAGCTGGGATtgcattgcttgtgtatatactatatagagATAGACCAGAGCCCCTTTCACCCAAACCTCTCCAGTGGGTACTGTtagaaaataaacagatacacCTTCAGTTTAGATAAAGAGAGCCTTGCCATGATTATATAGCATATAACACAACTACAGATCCAGCCTCTTCTCAAAGAAAGAAtttatacaaaatgtacagtTAAACTAATCCTTACTATAATTTTTCCTACATTTACAGTTAATAGtaagattctgttttatttacgATGTTGAAATTTGCTGGAACAGAATCGCTGTACCGGTTATCTTTGCAACGCTCCAGGTAACGGTGTAGAATTGCAGTTCTGCTCTAGTAACGCACTTGTCCTCGTTTGAAATGATAAAGACCCCTACAACACTGGCACTGGGGACCTAGCGGTATCTAATGACCTAATAAACTAAAAGACACTGCAGCAAGCGCCCAAGCGTTTCTGCTCTACACTGAAAAGTTACACACAGCGCTCCCATGTTATCTCACATGTCTGGTTCATTCACAATTTTGCCCTGCTGACAGTACATTGCACGGCACAAGCAATGTACTGGACTCTAAAAAGGGTCTTCGCtaattcattacttttttttcagattcagatAGTGAAAGTGGGAGCACTGTCTGTGTAGGTTGATCAACAAAGCTTGATTACAATACTGAAGAAGTGGTGTACCGATCTCAGACTGCAatgtagcacaaaaaaaaaataataaagactttgaaaaaagaaatctgtGGTGCTTTTACAGGGGTAAAATATGGCACGGAGATTTTACGTTTGGTCGTGAACATAAAGTGCTGTGCTGATACTGTACACCGGTACTTATTTCCCAGAGtgcatatatttacagtatatacaggtatacaatataaaataaaggtttgattGAAGATATGGGCTTTGCTTCAGTGACAGTGTTGTTGTTTGCATGAATAACAGTAGAAAtggactgtactgtattgtaatatgATGGCATTCAATAGTatcaaatatataaatgtttatcacatcCAGAGTCCAGACTGCCTCATCGCACATTGAGATCAGGTATAAAATGGGCGTGGAGGGGGAGCGATAGCCAGCTACATTGGAACCCCTGCCACTTACTGTGCCGTGCTGCCAACTGGTGGAGACGCCAGCGGGGTACATATCAGCACGTCTGTGCAATGCAGTTTACATCAGACCGCTGCTCTCCTTGTTAGTTTGCGATCGCTTGAGGTCCTTCGGGTATGAGAGAGGAAAAGAAGGTCTTGAAGAAGATCCAGGCTGTGTTGAACACCGAGCGTCTCTCTGGGAGCGTGGCTGCGAGCAGAGCCTCTGTCTGTCCCTGCTCCTCCCCAGACACGTCCTCCTGAgcaccaaaaagaaaaaaggtcagGACAGAAAACAAGCCTGCTTCAGACAAGCAGGCAGGGTGGAATGTTCATACATTGATAAGTGACTGAAGAACTTTTAGGGATTAGAGCAGTTTGAACATAGTAGCACCTTAAACTCTCCCACAGTTACCCAAATCTCTGTACTGCGGTTCGGCatgcagtgcgtgtgtgtgtgcacgtgcgtgtgtgtgtgtatgtgtgtgtttatgaggTGGAGCAAAACTGAACCCATTAGCTTTCCACACCGATCAGAAAGATTATAATAGTACATTTTCATACAGAACAGAAGTGGTATTGCAGGGCGACAGATCTGCGAGAGATATTCACTCAGTAAATGCAGCGGCTCTTACTGGAGCGTCGTTGCGGTTTTGGTTTTCCTGGTTTTGGATGTCTTCGGCTGCCTGTGCCAGGACTGGATTGTTGGGAACCGGTCGTGCGGGTCTCTGTCTGAACGGAAACCAACCGGCAGTGTACctgcaaaacaccaaaaaaaaaaaaactagaatcaGAAGTGCGCAGGTAACAAGTTCAGATGTGTCacattaaactcctagtaaaaccaggagtggatcaaactgctatgcaatgggagttattTCCATCCCAGGTGTAATTCTTTTACTATCATCAATAAAGGGTAATTCAGTTTCTAACTTATGTCAACCAAAAGCCCTGCAATGTTAACAGCACACAGGGAAATTAAATGCTGTATAAAGTACTGATCAAACACATACACCCcttaaataaacagcaaacaaaGCCAGAACGGCAGCGAGCTAGAATGGATTCCAGTAATTTGCAAAGTACATATTTTAGGGAATGGCGTTTCACACGTCCTGGACTGCGAGTTCTCAATAACAGAGACTATCATTTATTTGCAACTTTCACACATTAGTGGAGGAGAGGTGGGGGTGTTTTCCTAGGGCATTACAATAATTAAGTCCTGTATACATGCGTTTTTGCTCGtaccttcttcagtgtacagtgtCTTCCAGTCACaaagctgtttgttaacagttagaTAACTTGTTCCAGCAACAGGATATCAAGGACAAGTTGAAGGCCAGCCGCTGATGTAAAACTTAGCTCAGCTTTGGAACCAGTAATCAAGCAGTCGGAGGGGGTGTCCTGACACAGCCCACATGTGCTGGTGTTTATCTGTTAACCCTCTTCAGACTTGAGTCTGCCAGTCTCAGACCCCTAGAAGCCATGGTAACTCTGTTTCTCTATGAGAGCAATGCCGATCTTTCTGACTCCATTACAGATCACTACAGGAAGCAGGAAAGATTTAAGAACACTGGCAGGGGTTAGGAATCTGTAAAACAGACATCCacatgcagggatggaaatacgactcccattgtatcgcagtttgatccagtcctggttttactccAAGTTCAATCaaacacagctgagcttgttacatatacactgtggctaatcaagctggtattaaaaccCAGATGGGCTGAACCTGCTATGAAATCGGTTTCTTATTTCCTTCCCCGAACATGCATTCTTGGATCTAAAGCAGCTGTGCTCATAACACAGCCCCTGCGGACCTTAGGCACACCAGCCAACGTTTCAGAAGCGTGCATTTGTGACCTACATGCTGAAGGAGTGGTTTGAGTCAGTGTCTTTTGTAATAGGAAAGTGTGCCATCTACAATGCTTGGAAAATAAAGGGGATAAAAGTACAGTACCACCCGATTGATTTAGTTGTTACTGATCTAAACCATTAATTTTAAAAACGTATCCTTTTAGAAACTACATCGAGAAGCCAGCACTGAGAAACACCAAACAGCTGCACAGAGTGTCAGAACAGCACAGCCCTGTAAAAAACATGCTTGCAGAGGAAGGTCATTGTGGAGTTCTGTGAAGCAGTAAATCAGGAATGCAGACAGGCTAGCAAGTGAACATTCAGGCTGTACAGCCTCTCTAGCAGCCTAGAGGAACGTGAGCTTCAACGTAGTTAACTCTAACCCTCCACCTTGCTTGTGGGCTATTGTCCGAGTGGTACACctgccaatttttttatttttttttttttttttaattccaattttattacagttttttttattagactgtttaatttttttttttttatttttagtttgtttaattttacaattaaaacacattttttaaatctaagtgtgtgtgtgtgtgtgagagaatctctttgggatccttgtgttgaaaggtgctatagaaatcTGAACTGGACTGTACTTACAAGTACAGGACCATCAGGGCACTCATGACCATCACGAAGCGGCTCACGGAGGAGTAGAAGTACAGGATGCTGAGGAAGACGGAGAAGCGAGAGGCAGTGTAGAGCCAGTCCAGCCAATCCCTGttcagctcctcctcctcctccatcacCGGCCCACCCTGGGCGTTCATGCGCAGGTTCTGATTGGCTCCTGGGTTGACGGGTGCGGGCGGCGCGATGTTCTGGTTGACAGGGGCCTGGTCAGCCAGGGCGGGGGCGCCGGGGGGCACCACAGGCAGAGACTGGGGGCTGGGGGCCGGAGGGGAGGCGGCGGCGGCAGCTGCAAGAGCAGCCTGGCTGAAATTCAACACAAACAAGTACACTGATAACCTGGATCCCATAATCATTGCTTTATATTGTACAGAAACAGGGCTGCCCAGAAGGACAAGCTCTCTAGCCATATACAGCCCAGCAGTATTGCGTGCTTGATCGCGATCCTAGTACCGCACTGTGCATTCTGTTAAAACTTACTAATGCATGTAGTACTGTCGTGCATACATCTGCTGAAGCCAGAGAAGCTGCTGTGGGTTGTACATGGAATAAGCTGCCAAGCCAGGATGTGACTGCTGATCTCCTCCCGTGTGCCTGACAGGAAACAGAATCCATGTTAGAGTCAGCGACAGCTCGGAAACATTCCAGAATTCTGAACCCAGCGCTCTAGAACCCAACACCAACACTCTAGAATACAGGAACTCTTCCCCTCCTGAAAACACTGCAGGGCAGAGAGGGCACTGCTGTCTGTTTTGTTGAGCCAATGGTATGAAATCACATCCTCTTCTCATAAAACCCAATTACAGTTTACTATTCCCAAACCCCTGTACTGGCTGAAAATATTAGCATTGGAAAGCTGCCAATATAAAAGAACCTAAACCAAACAAAATGCTTcataatataaacattattactattattattttaataacaatgcaGAATCGCAATTCAAGGAGGGGACTAAAGGGAAACGGCTAAGCAAAATGATGCATTAGGTATTCATTCCCTCTGTAACAGTAGCATCATATACAGTATCAGTACTGGGCTCCTCACAGCACTGGGGGTGTCCAGGCGGCAGCTCCATCCTGCAGGTTTCCTCTGTGTCTCAATCCGTCTCCTGCAGCTGAAGGGGAGACAGCTCCTACAGCCTGGCTGGGAGTGCGAGGGGCAGAGTCCACACGTGGATTCCTTTCTGTAAGCTGAACAAAAAGCAACACCCGGCACGTCAAGAGGGGTCACTGCTGTCAGTGATAAACTCTGTGGACTGGAGTCACTTCAGGGGGCGGGGAGAGGGGAGGAAGCAAAGCAGACGTGTCATTGTGGGGCTGAACATCTTTCTGTTTAATCAACACCCTTTGAAAAAAGGCAGACCTGTGCAAGTAGTCTGACATCGTACTGGGTGGTTTGGGGTCCCTTGAGAGTTACGCAAAGTTTGAGCaagtaaaaaattaaatgcaaaataaattcattttaaaaaatgctattaaatGATCTGAAAAACACTGAAAGAATGTTAGTTTTGTTACTTCTTGAGCTCGCGATGTTCATGCTATGCTACTTCCCATTCTTCAGTCATACTGCTGTGCGTGCAAAATCATGATCTGAAACCAGTCAGTTCTATATTTGAATATTATTGCTTTCAGATGCATGTCTTTATAAAGAACATGAATTCTGTGGGCAGAAAATTCTGCTGCGTGtctcaaaaacaaacaggaattgCAGCACCTGCTGACCAACCAAACAGAACCACGTTTCATCACCCAGCCTCCAAGGGCATGTCTGCTGTGCTCTTTGGGAATTTGTTTATAGTTCTAGCCAACTGTTTATAAAACAAGGACAAGTTCATGATACTGGTGTCCTTGTGCACAGCCTGGGAATGCTGCTTGCTGAAGAGATTTTGCGGTGTGGGAGCAGCACATCATCTGTCAGAAAGAACAATGCACTTTCTATCCACCCGAACACATATGCAAAATGAGTTTGCTTTTCATTTCAGTGAAACAAGCAAGGTTTAATTCACTTTCCAAAGCTGTCATGTTCAAATTtatagttatataaaaaaatatatatattgtttagaACCGATTCAATATTAAAATCTTAAAGctatgcatttaaaacatttagaaagtgCATCGCAAGCTGACCAAatactggtttttgttttacacacagtgTGTAGGAACAGGTGCGTGTCTCAATACCTTGGCTTGTGTGGGTTGATGCAAATCCAATGGGGGCTTAAAGCTGCACACCAAGTGAAGAGTAGGCTGCGTGTCCGACtgtgaaaacatttacaaaaataaaagtgggGTCAGATATCATTGCAGCTCTCTGTTCCACAATGTGCAGAGTTTGTTCCCTGGACATGATTCATTTCTTAGGCAAATACCTCTAGATGGAACCTTCCCAATGAACAGATAACACTGTgttacacaatttttgttcctgggcagtaagtgttatttcctaattgcttatgcctcaaaagtatagaaaatggctattattccccacaaactttgcttttgtgaccaggacagtgatattttaaaatatcactatttccaatgggaaaacgggcaaatgtgtgtcttttcgttcacataaagtcagaaaaaaacaacataggaatccaaattaacatgtatttatactaaattaatacaaaaatgactacaaaagactactcacttctaaatcttttgtagtcattgtggtcacaaaagcaaagtttgtggggaataatagacattttctatacttttgaggcataagcaattaggaaataacacttactacccaggaaccaaaaaaaaaaaaaattgttacacagtgtaatgcagcagattattaatattacttattGTTATAAAATTCACAGAGGAGTAGTGTTCTTTGCAGAAAACCTCCCAGCTTACCTTACGAAAGATGTCCTTCATGTGCAGATGGTCTGGGAGCAGTTTCCCTGAATAGATCAGCCTTTGGTCTTTTTCAGGCTAGCAGAGAAACAACACAGGTGTGCAAACAGATCATCGGATTAATGAGAATGCATTACACGTCGTCAAGGTTGATAGCAAGTAACCCAACTCCCTCACAGGTACACCTGGGAATGGCTGTTTCCTAGAATGACcgtttaaacatataaaacctGTCTTGTACTGACTACTGTAGACTATATGGGTTTAACACACTGCAAATACGTTTATAGCCCAGGGCCAAAACAAGAAAAGCGGTTTGTAGTTAATTCCACGGATACTGacattttaaaaggcacactGATGTAAGAATTGCTTTCATTCACTTAATTACACACAGCCTGGGCCGGGACCGGACTGTATTGTATAACTGCTCTTGTCTGGAATGTGATATTttggaaaagcttttttttttttaaatttatttttacaatatttacacagcaGAGCCTGGATCAAACGTTGTCGTTATTCGGTTATCTAAACGCCGATGCTGTGTTTACGCCAGGCCCTGCTTTGTGTTATATACTTACCGGGTGGCTGGGGTAGATCCTCGTTAAATGCGTCTTCAGCTCCTTCACGGTCCAAGTCAGCAGCACTCCCCGCACGGTCTGGTCCTCGAACGCTTGATTGGGGGTTTTGATCGTCAGCGTCAAAGCCTCCTGTTCAGGCTCTACGGGGTTTGGTGGAAGCTCCATTTTCCTTTTGGTTTCTTGGAGAGAAAAGTTCACTTCGCCCTTGTTGTGTTTACGTTTGTTCTTCCAACCAAAAGGAGCATAACAAAGTAACCAACGGATTTCAACAAGCCTGGGTCTCTTGCACAACTGAGTTACTAGCTatacagattttaataataatagtagtagtaacgTTCAAAGACTCAGTCACGATTATATAATTTACAAACCCGAAACGCAACCAAGCCTACGTGAAAGTTTCACGTCCAGTTCCAAGTACAGAACGGGAAGTAATGTGACTCGCAGTTGGCTGCTTGTGATTGGCTGGACTGTGCAGTTGGTGTGACGTGGAGGTTCTCGATTGCCACGCCTGCGACAGCGCTGCCGAGGGATTGCGGCGGGCTGGCTGCGAAAGGTGACGCGGTGAGGCATGTTGTATTGTTCTAGAAACAAATCCGGTGCTGTTTCAAAGTGATATGCAGTTCTTTTAAACGTCCCGAGGTGTGTGCTTGTGGCAGCATAACCACAAAGTAAGTtgttaatacagtaaaatagcaGTCTAATCTCGTATAAACCGAGGTGCAGTGTTTTGGTGGCCCTTACGCCTCCCATGGTATTGCACTTCACTGCTGAAGCACGCATCTGTAACGACAAGGAGTCAGACTAACTGAACAACAATCCCTGCTATCATCTTAATTGTTTCTTGCCACTTGTAAAGTTATATTGACTTATATTGATACATGCCAGCAGAGGTGGGGTAGAAAAAAAGCCATAATCTCAATTATATCAACACAAATTCTGGTAAAACGAAATGCcattaatgaaacattttttaagcATAGCTATTTCTTTTAAAGATAAACCTGGAGGATATTTTATtccaaagttaaaaaataaatacacacacatacgcacatatttatttatttagtgtccTTTCTTCAGGTGGACAAATGTGACCTTTGCTTGTTTTTGTGTTCCACGCATTGGGAAGTTTGAAGAATCGCTTCAGAATAAATTATTGGAAAAGTTGAAGTGacttttattcatgtttttttgttagaTCTGATTTTCAAATATCATCTTAATGATTTCTTGCACCCCAAAGTCCTGTTGGGTATCTTGGTAGATGTGTAAACCATTTCTGGGCAGGTATTTTGTGCGTGCTGGTGATCCAGTTTGcccataaaataacatttaaaaatagtcGTTATCTTGTGTAGCTATCTAATAAATGCACGAACCCTGGTAAAAGGGTGTGCATTACAAGGAAAGGCGTTCATCTGAAGGAATACCCACGGGGAATAACTGGTTCAAATCACAATTTT is part of the Polyodon spathula isolate WHYD16114869_AA chromosome 13, ASM1765450v1, whole genome shotgun sequence genome and encodes:
- the LOC121325681 gene encoding homocysteine-responsive endoplasmic reticulum-resident ubiquitin-like domain member 1 protein, whose translation is MELPPNPVEPEQEALTLTIKTPNQAFEDQTVRGVLLTWTVKELKTHLTRIYPSHPPEKDQRLIYSGKLLPDHLHMKDIFRKSDTQPTLHLVCSFKPPLDLHQPTQAKLTERNPRVDSAPRTPSQAVGAVSPSAAGDGLRHRGNLQDGAAAWTPPVLHTGGDQQSHPGLAAYSMYNPQQLLWLQQMYARQYYMHYQAALAAAAAASPPAPSPQSLPVVPPGAPALADQAPVNQNIAPPAPVNPGANQNLRMNAQGGPVMEEEEELNRDWLDWLYTASRFSVFLSILYFYSSVSRFVMVMSALMVLYLYTAGWFPFRQRPARPVPNNPVLAQAAEDIQNQENQNRNDAPEDVSGEEQGQTEALLAATLPERRSVFNTAWIFFKTFFSSLIPEGPQAIAN